Proteins co-encoded in one Actinobacillus succinogenes 130Z genomic window:
- the fadD gene encoding long-chain-fatty-acid--CoA ligase FadD — protein MEKLWYQNYPEGSDTKIDTKKYRNLLDMFDKAVREHPDRPAYINMGQILTFRKLEERSRAFAAYLQNELKLKRGDRMALMMPNLLQYPIALFGILRAGLIAVNVNPLYTPRELEHQLQDSGAKAIVVVSNFASTLEKIVFNTEIKHVILTRMGDQLSFGKRTLVNFVVKYVKKLVPKYKLPHAVTFREVLSIGKQRQYVRPDLERDDLAMLQYTGGTTGVAKGAMLSHGNLITSVMQCAWIAIPFIGNHSRQRKAILPLPLYHIFAVSVNCLLFIELGVTAVLITNPRDIDGLVKEMKKHRFVAFTGVNTLFNALLNNKNFKEVDFSSLKLSVGGGMAVQQAIATRWHELTGSNIIEGYGLTECSPLVAASNVNCLIHDGSIGSPVPNTDIRIVTDSGENAPLGESGELWVKGDQVMKGYWQCPEATAEVLKDGWLATGDIVTMNEKGIIRIVDRKKDMILVSGFNVYPNEIEDAVMLNYKVAEVVAVGIPHSVSGETIKIFVVKKDPGLTKEELKTHCRQYLTGYKVPREIEFRDELPKSNVGKILRRVLRDEEINKRKNN, from the coding sequence ATGGAAAAGCTGTGGTATCAGAATTATCCGGAAGGTTCGGATACGAAAATTGATACAAAGAAATATCGTAATCTTTTAGATATGTTTGATAAAGCGGTGCGGGAACATCCGGATCGCCCCGCTTATATTAATATGGGGCAGATTTTAACTTTCCGCAAACTGGAGGAACGCAGTCGCGCTTTTGCCGCTTATCTGCAAAACGAATTAAAACTGAAACGCGGTGATCGCATGGCGTTAATGATGCCGAATTTACTGCAATATCCGATTGCTTTATTCGGTATATTGCGTGCTGGGCTGATAGCGGTGAACGTGAATCCGCTTTATACTCCGCGCGAACTGGAACATCAGTTGCAGGACAGCGGGGCGAAAGCTATTGTGGTAGTTTCTAATTTCGCTTCGACATTAGAAAAAATCGTATTTAATACGGAAATTAAGCACGTTATTTTAACCCGAATGGGCGATCAGCTTTCTTTCGGTAAACGCACATTGGTGAATTTCGTGGTGAAATACGTGAAAAAGCTGGTGCCGAAATATAAATTACCCCATGCGGTAACATTCCGTGAAGTATTGAGTATCGGTAAACAACGGCAGTATGTTCGTCCCGATTTGGAACGTGACGATTTAGCCATGCTTCAGTATACGGGCGGAACCACCGGTGTGGCAAAAGGCGCCATGCTGTCGCACGGTAATCTGATTACCAGTGTGATGCAGTGCGCATGGATTGCCATTCCTTTTATCGGCAATCATTCGCGTCAGCGTAAAGCGATTTTGCCGCTGCCGTTGTACCATATTTTTGCCGTCAGCGTGAATTGTCTGTTGTTTATCGAATTGGGCGTGACGGCGGTGTTAATTACTAATCCGCGGGATATTGACGGATTGGTAAAAGAAATGAAGAAACATCGTTTTGTAGCGTTTACCGGTGTAAATACTTTGTTTAATGCTTTGTTAAACAACAAAAATTTTAAAGAAGTGGATTTTTCCTCGCTGAAATTAAGTGTAGGCGGCGGAATGGCGGTGCAACAGGCGATTGCGACCCGTTGGCATGAATTGACCGGCAGCAATATTATCGAAGGTTACGGATTAACCGAATGTTCTCCGCTGGTGGCGGCATCTAATGTAAACTGTCTGATTCATGACGGCAGTATCGGTTCGCCGGTGCCGAATACGGATATACGTATCGTGACGGATTCCGGTGAAAATGCGCCGTTGGGCGAATCGGGCGAACTCTGGGTGAAAGGCGATCAGGTAATGAAAGGTTACTGGCAATGTCCTGAAGCGACGGCCGAAGTGCTGAAAGACGGCTGGCTGGCGACCGGTGATATTGTAACCATGAATGAAAAAGGCATTATACGTATTGTAGATCGTAAAAAAGACATGATTTTAGTTTCCGGTTTTAATGTATATCCGAATGAAATTGAAGATGCGGTCATGCTGAATTACAAAGTGGCGGAAGTGGTGGCCGTAGGTATTCCTCATTCCGTTTCAGGTGAAACCATCAAGATATTCGTGGTGAAAAAAGATCCGGGCTTAACCAAAGAAGAATTGAAGACTCATTGTCGTCAGTATCTAACCGGTTATAAAGTGCCGAGAGAAATAGAATTCCGTGATGAACTGCCGAAATCCAATGTAGGTAAAATATTGCGCCGCGTATTGCGCGATGAAGAAATCAATAAACGCAAGAATAATTAG
- a CDS encoding Slp family lipoprotein, with translation MSEKTRFLTCVTKPKKTWLFLTALCLTACISPPQGLEKDAFTIQQLSKIDADDYACRCRIVRLGGKILSVRALKDQTRVEIMSLPVSSFSAKPVWDGATDGRFIAYLPGFVDPESLKSQYITVKGTLTGKEQGKIDQADYHFPVVKATAFKHWQLVREYYYAPYWDDDFYYGYGFGPRWGYYGGFWHREPRVRTILR, from the coding sequence ATGAGTGAAAAGACTCGATTTTTAACCTGTGTGACAAAGCCGAAAAAAACATGGCTTTTTTTGACCGCACTTTGCCTGACGGCTTGTATTTCACCGCCGCAAGGACTGGAAAAAGACGCATTTACCATTCAGCAGTTAAGCAAAATCGACGCGGACGACTATGCTTGTCGCTGCCGAATTGTGCGTTTAGGCGGTAAAATTTTGTCGGTACGGGCTTTAAAAGATCAAACTAGAGTAGAAATTATGAGTTTGCCCGTGAGTAGTTTTTCGGCTAAACCGGTATGGGACGGCGCAACGGACGGACGGTTTATCGCTTACCTTCCCGGTTTTGTGGATCCGGAAAGCCTGAAAAGTCAGTATATTACGGTGAAAGGTACATTAACGGGTAAAGAACAGGGGAAAATCGATCAGGCGGATTATCATTTTCCTGTGGTAAAAGCCACTGCGTTTAAGCATTGGCAGTTGGTGCGGGAATACTATTATGCGCCTTATTGGGACGACGATTTTTATTACGGATACGGATTCGGCCCGAGATGGGGATATTACGGCGGTTTCTGGCATCGGGAACCGAGAGTACGCACCATATTGCGATAA
- a CDS encoding VOC family protein, which translates to MNVSSHKIFQNSTALYREYVDFERKIRALAAEMRINLADYVIDHLALRVNSLEAGKNWLERLLKCGTILSDNLVNGRIIYLIRLEEPLPFLNQFIDVIELPFPKDKIYRYETWEHIEFVIPLLAKESTNEWINRIQSVFLWNQFDRLTIKVSEPKAEGELLPNPSIAVSLKDNSRNHVSIKVHPYSIKKIVEVFE; encoded by the coding sequence ATGAATGTATCAAGTCACAAAATCTTTCAAAATTCAACCGCACTTTACCGGGAATATGTGGATTTTGAACGGAAAATCCGGGCGTTGGCGGCTGAAATGCGAATTAATTTAGCGGACTACGTTATCGATCATCTCGCATTAAGGGTCAACTCGCTCGAGGCGGGTAAAAATTGGTTGGAGCGGTTGTTAAAGTGCGGTACAATTTTATCCGATAATTTGGTTAACGGACGTATAATTTATCTGATTCGATTGGAGGAGCCGCTACCGTTTTTAAACCAATTTATCGACGTTATTGAATTGCCATTCCCTAAGGACAAAATTTATCGGTATGAAACTTGGGAACACATTGAGTTTGTGATACCGCTTTTGGCGAAAGAATCGACAAATGAGTGGATAAACCGGATTCAGTCGGTATTTTTATGGAACCAATTCGACCGTTTAACTATCAAAGTGAGTGAACCTAAGGCAGAAGGCGAGCTGTTACCGAATCCCTCTATTGCCGTGAGTTTAAAAGACAACAGCCGAAACCATGTGTCAATTAAAGTTCACCCGTATTCTATTAAAAAAATCGTCGAGGTTTTTGAATGA
- the rnd gene encoding ribonuclease D, with translation MIKEIQNLPQFNLITTNSGLKTVCEQAQQKSAVALDTEFIRIRSYYPKLGLIQLYDGERVSLIDPTTITDFSPFTALLADINVIKVLHACYEDLEVFSHYFQQLPEPIMDTQVMAGFLAFPHSTGLASLIRHYLALEIDKGASRTDWLARPLSEKQLQYAAADVWYLLPLYEKMAVELAKTRWQSAVEFDCGLLLEKQRCVKEAESAYLNVPNAWRLSPVELMRLKLLAKWRQEEAVKRDLALNFVVHNESLWTVAKHAPKNTSELADLGLHPHEIRIHGKTMLKLVAQATREPEQTYPAVIRRLSEDPRYKSTLKTLRQKLKAISPPDLAPEIIAGKRDLEKLMKWVWLQDNNPNKLPDLLRNWRAEFGTELVKVLDQQQNE, from the coding sequence ATGATCAAAGAAATACAGAATTTACCGCAATTTAATCTCATTACTACGAATTCCGGGCTGAAAACCGTGTGTGAGCAGGCGCAACAGAAAAGTGCGGTCGCCTTGGACACCGAATTTATCCGTATAAGAAGTTATTATCCCAAATTAGGTCTGATCCAGTTATATGACGGTGAGCGGGTGAGTTTGATTGATCCGACGACCATTACTGATTTTTCGCCTTTTACTGCGTTACTGGCGGATATTAATGTTATCAAAGTGCTGCACGCCTGTTATGAAGATCTGGAAGTGTTTTCTCACTATTTTCAGCAATTGCCCGAACCGATTATGGATACGCAAGTTATGGCGGGATTTTTAGCGTTTCCGCATTCCACCGGATTAGCGAGTTTGATCCGGCATTATCTGGCGCTGGAAATTGACAAAGGGGCCTCGCGTACCGACTGGCTTGCCCGCCCGTTATCGGAGAAACAGCTACAATACGCGGCGGCGGACGTGTGGTATTTATTGCCTTTGTACGAAAAAATGGCGGTGGAATTGGCGAAAACCCGTTGGCAAAGTGCGGTGGAATTTGATTGCGGTTTGTTGCTGGAAAAACAGCGGTGCGTGAAAGAAGCGGAATCGGCTTATTTGAATGTACCCAATGCATGGCGGTTATCACCGGTCGAATTGATGAGATTGAAATTATTAGCGAAATGGCGGCAGGAAGAAGCGGTGAAACGCGATCTGGCCCTTAATTTTGTGGTGCATAACGAAAGTTTATGGACAGTGGCGAAACATGCACCGAAAAATACGTCGGAATTGGCGGATTTGGGACTTCATCCTCATGAAATCCGTATCCATGGAAAAACAATGCTGAAGTTAGTGGCCCAAGCGACGCGTGAACCGGAACAGACTTATCCCGCCGTTATTCGACGGTTGTCCGAAGATCCGCGCTACAAATCAACATTAAAGACATTACGGCAAAAATTAAAAGCTATTTCACCGCCGGATTTGGCACCGGAAATCATTGCCGGTAAACGCGATTTGGAAAAACTTATGAAATGGGTTTGGCTGCAAGATAACAATCCGAATAAACTGCCGGATTTATTACGTAATTGGCGGGCGGAATTCGGGACTGAACTGGTTAAAGTATTAGATCAACAACAGAATGAGTAA